In Pseudokineococcus lusitanus, the genomic window GCGGGTACGACGCGCTGACGAGGCAGCCCGGCGGCACGACCGACAAGCACGGCCACGGCACGCACGTCGCGGGCGTCGTCGCGGCGACCATCGGCAACGGCGTGGGCGTCGCGGGCCTCGTCCGCGCGGACGTCCTCCCCGTCCGGGTGCTGAGCTCCGCGGGCGTCGGCGACACGACGAGGGCCGCCGACGGCGTCGTCTGGGCCACCGACCACGGCGCCGACGTCATCAACATGTCGCTGGGCGGCCCGGAGTCCTCCGACGTCCTCGCACGGGCCGTCCGGTACGCGATCGAGCACGGCGTCGTCGTCATCGCGGCCATGGGCAACGAGGGCGCCGAGGGGTCCCCGACGAGCTACCCCGCCGCGTACCCGGGCGTCGTGGCCGTCGCCGCGGTGGACCGGCGCCGCGCCACGGCCCCCTTCTCCTCGCGCGGGGCGCACGCCGACATCGCCGCCCCCGGCGTGGGCATCCTCTCGACCTACAAGGGCGGCACCTACGCCTACCTCGACGGGACGTCGATGGCGGCGCCGTACGTCGCCGCCTCCGCCGCGGTCCTCGCCGCGACCGTGCCCTCGGCCTCCCCGGCCGCCGTCCAGCGCGCGCTGCTCGAGACCGCCGTCGACCTCGGCCCGCGGGGCCGCGACGTCGCCACGGGTTACGGCCTCGTCGACCCGACCGCCGCCCTTCTCCGGCTCCGGGACGGCGGCCCGCCTCGGCAGTGCCTCGCGGGGGTGCGGCCGACCGAGGTCGGCTGACCCGGAGGGCCGACCCGGGGGGTCGGCCCGCCCGGGGCCCTGACGACGTCGGCCGGGCTCCGTCGGCCGGGCTCCGTCGGCCGGGCTCCGTCGGCCGGGCTCCGTCGGCCGGGCTCCGTCGGCCGGGCTCCGTCGGCCGGGCTCCGTCGCCCGGGCTCCCTCGCCCGGGCTCCGTCAGCCGACCGCCGCCCTGTCCCGGCTCCGGGCCGGCGGCCCGCCGCGGCCGTGGCTCGCGGGGGTGCGGCCGACCGGGGTCGGCCGACCCGCGGGGGCGTCTCGTCGGCCCTGCGGGGAGGTGGGAGTCCGCCGTACGACAGGAGATGCCCCGCGCCGGCGGCGGCGTCGGGCTCCCGACCTGCGGTGACGTGCCGTGACTGCGACCGACGCCTGCAGCCCGGAGACCTCCGCAGGACCGCAGGACCGGCCGGCCGCCCCGAGCCCGCGGAGGCCTCCGACCAGCGGCGACGCCCCCTTGGGGCGCCGTTGCTCCTCGCGACCTCGCGACCTCGCGACCTCGCGACCTCGCGACCTCGCGACCTCGCGACCTAGCGGCCCCGCGGCGGCCCGGTCGTGCCGCCCGAGGGACCCGCTCGACGTAGGCACCCCGCGGCGCCCGGCCGGAGCGGCAGGTGCGGAGGGCTCTCAGCGCGCGAGCACGTCCCCGTGCAGGACCACCCGACCGCGCCCGGCGCGCTTGGCGGCGTACATGGCGAGGTCGGCGTCGTGGAGCAGGCCCGCGCTGCCGAGGCCGGGGGCGCCCGTGCGGCCGCCGACGCTCGCGCTGACGGAGAAGACGCCCGAGTCGAGGATGACCGGCACCTCGAGCGCCGCGACGAGCCGGCGGCCCAGGGCCGAGAGCGCGGCGGGGGAGGCCCCGTCCGGGGTGGGGACGAGGACGGCGAACTCGTCGCCGCCCACCCTGGCCACGAGGGCGTCGGGCCCGGCGGTCACGACGAGGCGCCGGGCGACGTGGCGCAGCAGCTCGTCGCCGGCGGCGTGCCCGGCGCTGTCGTTGACCGGCTTGAAGCCGTCGAGGTCGAGGAAGAGCAGGCCGGCGCGGCCGGCGGCGGCGTCGGCGCGGCGGACGAGCAGCTCGCGGCGCGGCAGGTCGGTCAGCGGGTCGTGGCTGGCGCGGTGGCGCAGCGCGCGCTCGAGGCGGCGCTCGGCCGTCACGTCCTCGACGACGACGAGGAGGTACGGCGCACGTCCCTCCGGGTGCACGCGGGAGGCGCCCAGCCGGCCGCGGCGCTCGCCGTCGCCCACGACCGCGTGCTCGCAGCGCGGGGCGGCCGCGCCGCGGGCCCGGGGTGCCCCGCCGCCGAGCGCGCACGGCCCGTCGCCCTCGTGCGGGCCGACGAGCTCGTCGAGGCGGCGGCCGGCCAGGGAGCGCGCGGGCCGCCCGACGAGGGCCGCGAGGGCGGCGTTCGCCTCGGTGACGACGCCGGCCCGCCCGCCCTCGAGGCCGACGACGGCCATGCCGGTCGGGGCGGTGGCGAAGGAGAGGCGGAGGAGGTCGGCGCGCTCGTCGGCGGCGCGGCGGGTGCGGTCGAGGTGGCCGAGCAGGTCGTCGCGCTGGTGGCGGTAGAGCGACAGCGCGAGGCAGACGACGGCGAGGACCGCGGCGAAGGCGTGCGCGACGAGCGGGCCCGCCTCGCCGAGCCCCGCGACCGGGCCGCGGTCGGCCACGGCGCAGGCCGTGACGACGAGGCCGACGACGACGACGTGCAGCGCCGTCGTGGCGGTGGAGGCGCGCAGCGCCACCCACACGGACAGCGGCAGCGCCGCGAAGGCCAGCGGCGCGCCCTGCAGCACGCCCCACAGCAGGACGTGGACGGACGTGGCGGCGACGACGAGCAGCGCCACCTCGAGGGGGTGGGCCACCGGGCCGTGCGCGGCGCCGTCGACCCCGGCGGGGGCGTCGCCCGGCGCGCGCCGGACGAGGACGCGGCGACGCACGCCGGCGCCGGGGGCCGTGACGACGAGTGCGGCGCCGACGACGGCGAGGACGCAGGAGGACGTCCGCAGGGCCCAGGCGCCGGCGTCGAGGAGGTCGGGCGCCCCGCCGCCCGCGAGGAGGAGGGCGCCCGGGAGCAGGGAGCCGGCGGACCCGACGGCGGCCGCGGCGACGAGGACGGCGAGGTCCGGCGGCGTGGCGAGCGGGTGGCGCGTCCGGGTGCGGCGGACGGCGCGGCCGCGGCGGGCGTCGACGGCCCGGCCGAGCACGCGGTGCGACTCCGCCGTCAGGAGGCCGCAGCCGGCCACGGCGACGCCGGCGAGCAGCGCGGTGACGGGCCCGCCGCCGGTGAGGAGTCCCGGGACGGCGACGGCGAGGGCGACCCGGGCCGCCGTGCGGACGGCCGCGGACCGGTCGCCGACCACCCCGGCCCAGCGGCACCACAGGACGGCGAGGGCCGCGAGGGGCCCGGCCGCGGCCGTCGCCCAGTCGGCCCCCACGCCGGCCCGGGCGCCGACGACGACGAGCGCGCAGAGCACGACGCCGACGAGGTGCACCGAGCGCCGGTCGCCCCGGGCCCCGGCGCGCGCGGCGGGGGCCGCGCCGGCCCGCGCGGGGGCCGGCCGCGCTCCCGACGGCGTCCGGCGCGGGGCCGGCACGACGGGGAGCGGCGTCGTCGGGAGGGGGCGGAGGCCGGCCGGCTGCTCGGCGGCGTGGTGCAGGGGGCTCACGGGGCGACCATCGGCAGGTCGGGCGCGCGGCTTGAGCGGCGACCTCGACGACGACCCGGCCGCCCCGCCGGACCACCCGCCGGGAGGTGCGGCGGGTGGTCCGGTCGGGCGGCGTCCGGGTCCCGGGCCGGCGCGGGCCGGGCGCGTCTCAGGCCAGGCGCTCGGCGCCCCCGGCCGCGACCGCGCGCACCGAGGTGGGCCGCGGGTGGCCCGCCGCGAGCGACGCCGCGACGACGGCGGCCGCCACGGCCTCCTCGTCCGCGGTCCGGACGAGCGCCAGCGCCGAGCCGCCGAAGCCGCCGCCCGTCATCCGCGCCCCGAGCGCGCCGGCCTCCCGGGCGGCGGCGGTGACGACGTCGAGCTCGGGGGAGGACACCTCGTGGTCGGCGGCCAGGGAGGCGTGGGAGGCGTCGAGCAGCGGGCCGACGTCGGCCGGCCGGTCGGCGCGCAGGAGCGCGACGGCGTCCGCCACGCGCTGCTGCTCCGTGAGGACGTGCCGCGCCCGGCGGGCGACGACGTCGTCGGCGCCCGCGGCGGCGAGCCGGTCGAGCACCTCCCCGACGGACGACCCCTCGGCGGCCCGGGCCAGGTGCGGGACGTCGAGCAGCCGGGCCGCCTCCGCGCACGCCGCGCGGCGGGCGGCGTACTGGCCGTCCACGAGCCGGTGCGGGGCGTGGGTGTCGACGACGAGGACCGCCAGGCCGTGCTCGGCGAGCGCGAACGGCACGTGCTCCACCGACCCGTCCGAGGAGTCGAGGAGGAGCAGGTGCCCGTCGCGGCAGCGCAGGGAGGCCTGCTGGTCCATGCCGCCCGTCGCCGAGCCGGCCACCTCGTTCTCCGCGCGGACGGCCGCGCCGACGAGCAGGCGGCGCAGGGCGTCGCCCTCGGGCGTCGTCGGGTCGGCGGCCGGCCCGTCGGCGTGGCCGGTGAGCGTCGCGAGCGCGAGCGCCGTCGAGCACGTCAGCGCCGCGGAGCTCGACAGCCCCGCGCCGACGGGGACGTCGGACGTGACGGCGAGGTCGGCGCCGCCCACGGCCCACCCCGGGCCGTCCGCCTGCGAAAGCGCCCAGAGGACGCCGACGGGGTAGGCCGCCCAGCCCTCGACGGAGCCCGCGCCGCCGTCGCTGCCGGGGCGGACGTCGGCGAGGTCGCCCTCCCACACCTCGTCGGGCGCCCACGCCGAGACGACGCGGACCCGCCCGTCCTCCCGCGGCCGCGCCGCGAGGAGGGTGCGCTGCGGCAGCGCGAAGGGCATCGACCGGCCTCCGGCGTAGTCCACGTGCTCGCCGATGAGGTTCACCCGCCCCGGCGCCGCCCAGACGCCGGCCGGGTCTCCGCCGTGCGCACGGGCGAAGACCTCGGCGACCTCGCCCACGGCGCCCTCCTCGGCGCCCGTCCCGGCGCCCGTCCCGGCGCTCGACCGGGCGCTCACCGGGCCACCTCCCGCAGCCGCGCCGCGATGGCCTCGGGGGTGCGGTCGTTGACCCACGCGCCCATCGCCGACTCCGAGCCGGCGAGGTACTTGAGCTTGCCGGGCGAGCGCAGGAGGGAGAACACCTGGAGGTGCAGCCGCCCGAGGTCGCGGTGCTCGCCGGTCGGCGCCTGGTGCCAGCCGGAGATGTACGGCAGGTGCTCGACCTCGGGGAAGAAGCGGTCGAGCCGGCGGACGAGGTCGAGCTGGACGTGCGCCAGCTCCTCGCGCTCGTCGTCCTCGAGCGCGGCGAGGTCGGGCACGTCGCGGTGCGGGGCCAGGTGGACCTCGACGGGCCAGCGGGCGGCGGCGGGCACGTACGCCGTCCAGTGCTCGGCGCGCAGGACGACGCGCTCGCCCGCGCGCACCTCGGCGGCCAGGACGTCGGCGAGGAGGTTGCCCCCCGTGCGCTCCCGGTGGGCACGGGCCTCGCGCACGAGCGCCTGCGTGCGCGGCGGCAGGTACGGGTATGCGTAGACCTGCCCGTGCGGGTGGGAGAGCGTCACCCCGATCTCGGCGCCGCGGTTCTCGAAGCAGAAGACCTGGGCGACGTCGGGCAGCGCCGACAGCTCCTCGGTGCGGTGCGCGAGGGCCCGCACGACCGTGCGGAGCCGCTCGACGCCGAGGTCGCCGAAGGACGCGGCGTGGTCGCTGGAGAAGCAGACGACCTCGGTGCGCCCGGCCGCCGGGCCGACGGGCCACAGCGGCTCGTCGTCGAGGAGGCCGGCGGGCGGGCCCACCGTGAGCTCCGCGAAGGACGGGAAGCGGTTGTCGAGGACGGCGACGTCGTAGTCGGCCGCCGGGACCTCGGAGGCGACGGCGCCGCGCCCGGTCGGGCACAGCGGGCACTCGTCGGCGGGGGGCAGGAAGGTCCGCGTCATGCGGTGCGCGGCCAGGGCCACCCAGTCGCCGGTCAGCGGGTCGCGGCGCACCTCGCCCGCGCGGCCGCGGTCGGCGGCGGTCATCGGCCGCCCGTCGGGGCGGGGCCGGCCCGCGCCCGCGCCGCCGCGGTCGTCGTAGTAGCGCAGGGTGCGGCCGTCGGCGAGCAGCTGCTCGGTGCCGGGGCCGCGCAGCGCCGAGGGCGCGGGGGCGGACGTCGTCACGGGGGCTCCGGGGGTCGGGGAGGGCTGGGGTCGGGGAGGGCTCGGGAAGGGCGGGCGTCGAGGCGGTCGGGCGGTGCGGGTCGGGCGGCTCAGGCGTCCGCGACGACGAGCCGGCCGACGCGCGCGCCGGTCTCCTCGCGGGCCGCGCCGGGCAGCCCGTCGTCGGTGACGAGGACGTCCACGTCCTCGAGCGGGACGGCGGTGGCGAGGCCGGCGACCTGCCACTTGGAGGAGTCGGCGAGGACGACGACGCGGCGGGCGGAGCGGACCAGGGCCCGGTCGGTCTCGGCCTCCTCGAGCGTCGGCGTCGTGAGGCCGCGCACGGGGTCGACGCCGTGGGCGCCGAGCAGCAGGACGTCGACGTGCAGGCCCTCGAGCGCCCGGACGGCGAGCGGCCCCACGAGCGCGCGGGACGGCGTGCGGCGGCCGCCGACGAGCAGCACCTCGCGGCGCTCGTCCGGACGGCCCGGCCCGTCGCCCTCCCCGGCGAGGAGGTCGGCGACCGGGAGCGAGTTCGTCACGACGGTGAGGCCCGGCACGTCGCGCAGGAGCCCGGCCGCGAGGTGCGTCGTCGTCCCCGCGGAGACGCCGACGGCGCTGCCGGGCGGCACGAGCGCGGCGGCCGCGCGGGCGATCGCCGTCTTGGCCGCCACCGCCTGCGTCTGCTTGGCGGCGAAGCCCGGCTCGTCCGTGCTGGGCGCGCGGGGGGCCAGCGCCCCGCCGTGGACCCGGTCGACGAGCCCGCGGGCGGCGAGGTCGGCGACGTCGCGGCGCGCCGTCATCTCCGAGACGCCGAGCTCGGCGGCGAGGTCGGCCAGCCGGGCCGCGCCACGGGCGAGCACGGCGTCGAGCACGGCACGACGGCGTTCCTCGGCGAGCACCGCGCCTCCGCAGGGTCCGGGGGGGGGATCAGGGGGCCGGCCACGCCGGCGTGCGCGGCGGCGTCCGGTGCCGTGCGCGTCGGTGTCTGAGCGTGGTGGGTCGTGTGCGGTTCTGTCAACGCGCGGTGCAGG contains:
- a CDS encoding S8 family serine peptidase; translated protein: MSPRPVAPPRRRAPRPAVGRAGRTGAAAALLVGGLLLPVVAAPSALAAGDAAAAVAAVLPDALADELSARQTAQLAGALVDDAGTADAVATPGAGVQHVEVAVTTDDGGLEVAAVAVEAPRAGAVVDLLGGLPSVEAAGVAQRLDVGDPVPVGATSVAPGRAGDPYVGEQWALPALDADRLRASRIAVPVVAVVDSGVDAGHPDLAGSVRRGYDALTRQPGGTTDKHGHGTHVAGVVAATIGNGVGVAGLVRADVLPVRVLSSAGVGDTTRAADGVVWATDHGADVINMSLGGPESSDVLARAVRYAIEHGVVVIAAMGNEGAEGSPTSYPAAYPGVVAVAAVDRRRATAPFSSRGAHADIAAPGVGILSTYKGGTYAYLDGTSMAAPYVAASAAVLAATVPSASPAAVQRALLETAVDLGPRGRDVATGYGLVDPTAALLRLRDGGPPRQCLAGVRPTEVG
- a CDS encoding sensor domain-containing diguanylate cyclase: MSPLHHAAEQPAGLRPLPTTPLPVVPAPRRTPSGARPAPARAGAAPAARAGARGDRRSVHLVGVVLCALVVVGARAGVGADWATAAAGPLAALAVLWCRWAGVVGDRSAAVRTAARVALAVAVPGLLTGGGPVTALLAGVAVAGCGLLTAESHRVLGRAVDARRGRAVRRTRTRHPLATPPDLAVLVAAAAVGSAGSLLPGALLLAGGGAPDLLDAGAWALRTSSCVLAVVGAALVVTAPGAGVRRRVLVRRAPGDAPAGVDGAAHGPVAHPLEVALLVVAATSVHVLLWGVLQGAPLAFAALPLSVWVALRASTATTALHVVVVGLVVTACAVADRGPVAGLGEAGPLVAHAFAAVLAVVCLALSLYRHQRDDLLGHLDRTRRAADERADLLRLSFATAPTGMAVVGLEGGRAGVVTEANAALAALVGRPARSLAGRRLDELVGPHEGDGPCALGGGAPRARGAAAPRCEHAVVGDGERRGRLGASRVHPEGRAPYLLVVVEDVTAERRLERALRHRASHDPLTDLPRRELLVRRADAAAGRAGLLFLDLDGFKPVNDSAGHAAGDELLRHVARRLVVTAGPDALVARVGGDEFAVLVPTPDGASPAALSALGRRLVAALEVPVILDSGVFSVSASVGGRTGAPGLGSAGLLHDADLAMYAAKRAGRGRVVLHGDVLAR
- the galK gene encoding galactokinase gives rise to the protein MSARSSAGTGAGTGAEEGAVGEVAEVFARAHGGDPAGVWAAPGRVNLIGEHVDYAGGRSMPFALPQRTLLAARPREDGRVRVVSAWAPDEVWEGDLADVRPGSDGGAGSVEGWAAYPVGVLWALSQADGPGWAVGGADLAVTSDVPVGAGLSSSAALTCSTALALATLTGHADGPAADPTTPEGDALRRLLVGAAVRAENEVAGSATGGMDQQASLRCRDGHLLLLDSSDGSVEHVPFALAEHGLAVLVVDTHAPHRLVDGQYAARRAACAEAARLLDVPHLARAAEGSSVGEVLDRLAAAGADDVVARRARHVLTEQQRVADAVALLRADRPADVGPLLDASHASLAADHEVSSPELDVVTAAAREAGALGARMTGGGFGGSALALVRTADEEAVAAAVVAASLAAGHPRPTSVRAVAAGGAERLA
- the galT gene encoding galactose-1-phosphate uridylyltransferase, whose protein sequence is MTTSAPAPSALRGPGTEQLLADGRTLRYYDDRGGAGAGRPRPDGRPMTAADRGRAGEVRRDPLTGDWVALAAHRMTRTFLPPADECPLCPTGRGAVASEVPAADYDVAVLDNRFPSFAELTVGPPAGLLDDEPLWPVGPAAGRTEVVCFSSDHAASFGDLGVERLRTVVRALAHRTEELSALPDVAQVFCFENRGAEIGVTLSHPHGQVYAYPYLPPRTQALVREARAHRERTGGNLLADVLAAEVRAGERVVLRAEHWTAYVPAAARWPVEVHLAPHRDVPDLAALEDDEREELAHVQLDLVRRLDRFFPEVEHLPYISGWHQAPTGEHRDLGRLHLQVFSLLRSPGKLKYLAGSESAMGAWVNDRTPEAIAARLREVAR
- a CDS encoding DeoR/GlpR family DNA-binding transcription regulator; its protein translation is MLAEERRRAVLDAVLARGAARLADLAAELGVSEMTARRDVADLAARGLVDRVHGGALAPRAPSTDEPGFAAKQTQAVAAKTAIARAAAALVPPGSAVGVSAGTTTHLAAGLLRDVPGLTVVTNSLPVADLLAGEGDGPGRPDERREVLLVGGRRTPSRALVGPLAVRALEGLHVDVLLLGAHGVDPVRGLTTPTLEEAETDRALVRSARRVVVLADSSKWQVAGLATAVPLEDVDVLVTDDGLPGAAREETGARVGRLVVADA